One segment of Theobroma cacao cultivar B97-61/B2 chromosome 9, Criollo_cocoa_genome_V2, whole genome shotgun sequence DNA contains the following:
- the LOC108663171 gene encoding uncharacterized protein LOC108663171: MKFAVKAWSNGRARAGVLHLGCCPTPIETPSRLLSTCKGLPLFISPDLLPSFPSPDSRLLHVSPLHFLEGLSIKTISKIGGLHQLLGLHEYGFVAVPGIPFNAFRKL, from the exons ATGAAGTTCGCCGTGAAGGCATGGAGCAACGGAAGAGCACGGGCAGGTGTGCTCCACCTGGGCTGCTGCCCAACCCCCATCGAGACTCCTTCTCGTCTCCTCTCCACCTGTAAAGGCCTGCCCCTTTTCATCTCTCCTGACCTTCTCCCTTCCTTCCCTTCCCCTGACTCCCGTCTCCTCCATGTTAGCCCCCTTCACTT CTTGGAAGGCCTTTCgatcaaaacaatatcaaaAATCGGAGGGCTTCACCAGCTGCTCGGTTTGCATGAATATGGGTTTGTGGCTGTACCAGGGATTCCATTCAATGCCTTCCGGAAGTTATAA
- the LOC18588854 gene encoding arogenate dehydrogenase 1, chloroplastic, which yields MISLPSLHQSLSKPSVFLLSSPSPLFLQSLFLLPTSTKPISIHSSKPLPIKCCYSSTTTSAEPAQEHVRPVSTLKIAIIGFGNYGQFLAKTLVSQGHKVLAYSRSDYSHVAKSLGVSFFINPHDLCEQHPHVILLCTSIISTEQVLRSLPLQRLKRSTLFVDVLSVKEFAKNLLLDFLPSDFDIICSHPMFGPQSAKQSWKDLFFVYEKVRIGNESSRVQRCEDFLGIFESEGCKMVEMSCQEHDKFAAGSQFMTHTVGRVLDMLGLESTPINTKGYEALLELVENTCRDSFDLYYGLFLYNKSALEMVERLDLAFDALRNELFGRLHHVVRKQLFENGEKGKSLEGIRYENGAALASSSNPLRSQDAILPYEFKGKISESVDDSSKLKIAIVGFGNFGQFLAKTLACQGHSVLAYSRTDYRDAAQKLGVSFFSDANDLCEEHPEVILLCTSILSTEKVLKSLPLQRLKRSTLFVDVLSVKEFPRNLFLQHLPSDFDILCTHPMFGPESGKNGWNSLPFLFDKVRVGSDERRVARCNKFLDIFAREGCRMVEMSCAEHDRHAAGSQFITHTMGRVLEKLELDSTPINTKGYDTLLKLVENTAGDSFELYYGLFMYNVNAMEQLERMDFAFESLKKQLFGRLHGVLRKQLFGNSENFEVLREKSVEGNGAALSSSPESVKIS from the exons ATGATTTCTCTTCCTTCTCTCCATCAATCTCTTTCAAAACCCTctgttttccttctttcttctccctcCCCACTTTTCCTCCAATCTCTCTTTTTGCTCCCAACATCAACAAAACCCATTTCCATCCATTCCTCCAAACCACTTCCCATCAAGTGTTGTTACTCCTCCACCACCACCTCCGCTGAACCCGCCCAAGAACATGTCCGACCCGTTTCTACCCTCAAGATAGCTATTATAGGCTTTGGCAACTACGGCCAATTCCTAGCTAAAACTCTCGTCTCTCAAGGCCACAAAGTTTTAGCCTACTCGAGATCCGACTATTCCCATGTCGCTAAAAGTTTGGGAGTTTCCTTCTTTATAAACCCCCACGACTTATGTGAACAACACCCACACGTTATCCTCCTTTGTACTTCAATTATCTCGACCGAACAAGTGTTGAGATCTCTTCCTTTACAAAGACTGAAACGGTCCACATTATTTGTCGACGTTTTATCCGTCAAAGAGTTCGCCAAGAATCTCCTCCTTGATTTCTTGCCCTCTGATTTCGACATCATTTGTTCCCATCCCATGTTCGGACCACAAAGCGCCAAACAAAGCTGGAAAGACCTCTTCTTTGTCTACGAAAAGGTTAGAATCGGAAACGAATCTTCCAGGGTTCAAAGATGTGAAGATTTTCTGGGAATATTTGAAAGTGAAGGTTGTAAAATGGTGGAAATGAGCTGTCAAGAGCACGACAAGTTTGCAGCGGGGTCACAGTTTATGACACACACGGTTGGGAGGGTGTTGGACATGTTGGGTTTGGAGTCAACGCCAATTAATACAAAGGGTTATGAGGCTTTGTTAGAATTGGTTGAGAATACTTGTAGGGATAGCTTTGATTTGTATTATGGCTTGTTTCTGTATAATAAGAGTGCTTTGGAGATGGTTGAGAGGTTGGATTTGGCTTTTGATGCTTTGAGGAATGAGCTTTTTGGGAGGTTGCATCATGTTGTGAGGAAACAGTTGTTCGAGAACGGAGAGAAGGGAAAGAGTCTGGAAGGAATTAGATACGAAAATGGTGCTGCTTTGGCTTCAAGCTCAAATCCTTTGAG ATCTCAAGATGCTATTCTACCATATGAATTTAAAGGAAAGATATCTGAAAGTGTTGATGATAGTTCAAAACTCAAGATTGCAATTGTTGGATTTGGAAACTTCGGTCAGTTCCTTGCCAAAACCCTGGCTTGTCAGGGCCACTCAGTTTTAGCTTATTCAAGAACTGATTATAGAGATGCAGCTCAGAAATTGGgggtttctttcttctctgaCGCTAATGACCTTTGTGAAGAACATCCCGAAGTTATTCTTCTGTGTACCTCGATTCTTTCGACTGAAAAAGTTCTCAAGTCATTGCCACTTCAGAGATTGAAGAGAAGTACTCTGTTTGTTGATGTGCTGTCTGTGAAAGAGTTCCCAAGGAATTTGTTTCTTCAACATTTACCATCGGATTTTGATATTCTATGCACGCATCCCATGTTTGGACCAGAAAGTGGTAAAAATGGTTGGAattctcttccttttctttttgataagGTGAGGGTTGGAAGTGATGAAAGAAGAGTAGCTCGGTGTAATAAGTTCCTTGATATTTTTGCACGAGAAGGATGCCGAATGGTGGAGATGAGTTGTGCAGAACACGATCGGCATGCGGCAGGGTCACAGTTCATTACCCACACCATGGGCAGGGTTTTGGAGAAGTTAGAATTGGATTCTACGCCAATTAACACAAAAGGGTATGATACTTTGTTGAAGTTGGTGGAGAATACAGCTGGAGACAGCTTTGAACTTTATTATGGGCTGTTCATGTACAATGTGAATGCAATGGAACAGCTAGAGAGAATGGATTTTGCCTTTGAGTCATTGAAGAAGCAGCTCTTTGGTAGATTGCATGGTGTCCTTCGGAAGCAACTGTTTGGAAATTCAGAGAACTTTGAAGTTTTGAGGGAGAAATCTGTTGAGGGAAATGGTGCTGCACTTTCATCTTCTCCAGAGAGTGTTAAAATCAGTTAG